One genomic window of Gossypium hirsutum isolate 1008001.06 chromosome D11, Gossypium_hirsutum_v2.1, whole genome shotgun sequence includes the following:
- the LOC107911501 gene encoding E3 ubiquitin-protein ligase TRAIP isoform X1 — MINESSFSKTICSICYEDLKPIVEDLQCISICGHVFHELCLQQWFEYSSSSTKKYNCPVCKQTCVGHNATRLYFQSVGDQTQSVCSQKLIDREEDAESLRFEVKKLQFKVSGLSESLKRHEEKHDEINEQLCNFRDQARKEMTLKNEALREKASIQQKLSSKSEELSKSVLECSRLEQRNLALAKELAVLKLVSDFDLEQGEILKLASLGNEGNSQDVVDNLIRSLSCHKKSYKELMAKCNLLGRGEARLQKKLEKAKSKIDKLKKRVQEMETLIEVKDNEVLRALKALKKTDSKMGDNSDYSNAKNSSKEQQMQQSNLELSGISLKPLPSSKKENTPLDSPKAANYGREGCSSTVVIDDEGNMGEDVYIISSPDLKCRNGENIIQESATSLPKAVSDVNMEAATVAGFSGSRTSSNIDNATEAAPIKPMFNIKMDTPSLPLSEQGNICFSGGLLGPDGTKRHLGKWCKRGKLLGSTPEQGSTKNSGDLIAVGADGRGGRIKVMRSTNQSSMGDKENSVGAKRLKCGAKQNSLPSRGCLQIEHFFGKTHY; from the exons ATGATCAACGAGAGCTCCTTTTCCAAAACCATATGTTCTATCTGCTACGAAGATCTTAAACCGATCGTAGAAGATCTCCAGTGCATCTCCATTTGCGGCCATGTCTTCCACGAGCTCTG TTTACAACAGTGGTTTGAGTACTCTTCGAGTTCTACGAAGAAGTACAATTGTCCTGTATGCAAGCAAACTTGTGTTGGGCACAATGCGACTCGTCTTTATTTCCAATCAGTTGGAGACCAGACCCAGTCGGTTTGCTCCCAAAAGTTGATTGATCGTGAGGAAGATGCGGAGTCGTTACGCTTTGAAGTGAAGAAGTTGCAGTTCAAAGTATCGGGGCTTAGCGAATCCTTAAAACGTCATGAAGAGAAACACGATGAGATAAACGAGCAG CTGTGTAATTTCAGAGATCAGGCGAGGAAGGAAATGACCTTGAAAAACGAGGCCCTAAGAGAAAAGGCATCTATTCAACAAAAGCTCAGTTCTAAATCTGAG GAGCTTAGTAAATCAGTTCTGGAATGTTCAAGGCTGGAACAAAGGAATTTGGCACTAGCCAAGGAACTTGCTGTACTAAAACT GGTGTCAGATTTTGACCTGGAGCAAGGCGAGATTTTAAAGTTGGCCTCACTGGGTAATGAAGGGAATAGCCAAGATGTAGTAGATAATCTGATTAGGTCACTATCCTGTCATAAAAA GAGTTACAAAGAATTGATGGCCAAGTGCAATCTTCTTGGTAGAGGTGAAGCTCGTTTGCAGAAGAAACTTGAGAAAGCAAAATCAAAGATAGACAAATTAAAA AAAAGAGTCCAGGAAATGGAGACACTGATTGAAGTGAAAGATAATGAAGTCTTGAGGGCTCTTAAAGCTTTGAAGAAGACTGATAGTAAAATGGGTGACAATTCTGATTATTCAAATGCCAAAAATTCTTCAAAAGAACAGCAGATGCAACAATCTAACTTGGAATTGAGTGGAATATCACTTAAACCTTTACCAAGTTCAAAGAAGGAAAACACCCCTCTAGATAGTCCTAAGGCTGCCAATTATGGTAGAGAGGGATGCTCAAGTACTGTGGTTATAGACGATGAGGGAAACATGGGTGAGGATGTATACATAATTTCAAGTCCTGATTTGAAATGTCGAAATGGTGAGAATATTATTCAAGAGTCTGCTACATCACTGCCAAAGGCAGTGTCTGATGTTAATATGGAAGCTGCAACTGTGGCTGGATTTTCAGGGTCGAGAACTAGTTCAAATATTGATAATGCTACAGAAGCTGCTCCCATAAAGCCCATGTTCAACATTAAAATGGATACTCCTTCACTTCCACTTTCTGAACAAG GGAATATTTGTTTTTCTGGTGGGCTGCTAGGTCCGGATGGAACTAAACGGCATTTAGGGAAATGGTGCAAGCGTGGCAAACTGCTTGGATCAACGCCTGAACAAGGTTCAACTAAAAATAGTGGTGATTTAATTGCTGTTGGTGCTGATGGGAGAGGTGGTAGAATTAAGGTTATGCGATCTACGAATCAATCTTCAATG GGTGATAAGGAGAATTCAGTTGGTGCAAAGAGATTAAAATGTGGAGCTAAACAAAATAGTTTACCATCTCGAGGATGCTTGCAAATAGAGCACTTCTTTGGAAAGACCCATTACTGA
- the LOC107911501 gene encoding E3 ubiquitin-protein ligase TRAIP isoform X2: MINESSFSKTICSICYEDLKPIVEDLQCISICGHVFHELCLQQWFEYSSSSTKKYNCPVCKQTCVGHNATRLYFQSVGDQTQSVCSQKLIDREEDAESLRFEVKKLQFKVSGLSESLKRHEEKHDEINEQLCNFRDQARKEMTLKNEALREKASIQQKLSSKSEELSKSVLECSRLEQRNLALAKELAVLKLSYKELMAKCNLLGRGEARLQKKLEKAKSKIDKLKKRVQEMETLIEVKDNEVLRALKALKKTDSKMGDNSDYSNAKNSSKEQQMQQSNLELSGISLKPLPSSKKENTPLDSPKAANYGREGCSSTVVIDDEGNMGEDVYIISSPDLKCRNGENIIQESATSLPKAVSDVNMEAATVAGFSGSRTSSNIDNATEAAPIKPMFNIKMDTPSLPLSEQGNICFSGGLLGPDGTKRHLGKWCKRGKLLGSTPEQGSTKNSGDLIAVGADGRGGRIKVMRSTNQSSMGDKENSVGAKRLKCGAKQNSLPSRGCLQIEHFFGKTHY; encoded by the exons ATGATCAACGAGAGCTCCTTTTCCAAAACCATATGTTCTATCTGCTACGAAGATCTTAAACCGATCGTAGAAGATCTCCAGTGCATCTCCATTTGCGGCCATGTCTTCCACGAGCTCTG TTTACAACAGTGGTTTGAGTACTCTTCGAGTTCTACGAAGAAGTACAATTGTCCTGTATGCAAGCAAACTTGTGTTGGGCACAATGCGACTCGTCTTTATTTCCAATCAGTTGGAGACCAGACCCAGTCGGTTTGCTCCCAAAAGTTGATTGATCGTGAGGAAGATGCGGAGTCGTTACGCTTTGAAGTGAAGAAGTTGCAGTTCAAAGTATCGGGGCTTAGCGAATCCTTAAAACGTCATGAAGAGAAACACGATGAGATAAACGAGCAG CTGTGTAATTTCAGAGATCAGGCGAGGAAGGAAATGACCTTGAAAAACGAGGCCCTAAGAGAAAAGGCATCTATTCAACAAAAGCTCAGTTCTAAATCTGAG GAGCTTAGTAAATCAGTTCTGGAATGTTCAAGGCTGGAACAAAGGAATTTGGCACTAGCCAAGGAACTTGCTGTACTAAAACT GAGTTACAAAGAATTGATGGCCAAGTGCAATCTTCTTGGTAGAGGTGAAGCTCGTTTGCAGAAGAAACTTGAGAAAGCAAAATCAAAGATAGACAAATTAAAA AAAAGAGTCCAGGAAATGGAGACACTGATTGAAGTGAAAGATAATGAAGTCTTGAGGGCTCTTAAAGCTTTGAAGAAGACTGATAGTAAAATGGGTGACAATTCTGATTATTCAAATGCCAAAAATTCTTCAAAAGAACAGCAGATGCAACAATCTAACTTGGAATTGAGTGGAATATCACTTAAACCTTTACCAAGTTCAAAGAAGGAAAACACCCCTCTAGATAGTCCTAAGGCTGCCAATTATGGTAGAGAGGGATGCTCAAGTACTGTGGTTATAGACGATGAGGGAAACATGGGTGAGGATGTATACATAATTTCAAGTCCTGATTTGAAATGTCGAAATGGTGAGAATATTATTCAAGAGTCTGCTACATCACTGCCAAAGGCAGTGTCTGATGTTAATATGGAAGCTGCAACTGTGGCTGGATTTTCAGGGTCGAGAACTAGTTCAAATATTGATAATGCTACAGAAGCTGCTCCCATAAAGCCCATGTTCAACATTAAAATGGATACTCCTTCACTTCCACTTTCTGAACAAG GGAATATTTGTTTTTCTGGTGGGCTGCTAGGTCCGGATGGAACTAAACGGCATTTAGGGAAATGGTGCAAGCGTGGCAAACTGCTTGGATCAACGCCTGAACAAGGTTCAACTAAAAATAGTGGTGATTTAATTGCTGTTGGTGCTGATGGGAGAGGTGGTAGAATTAAGGTTATGCGATCTACGAATCAATCTTCAATG GGTGATAAGGAGAATTCAGTTGGTGCAAAGAGATTAAAATGTGGAGCTAAACAAAATAGTTTACCATCTCGAGGATGCTTGCAAATAGAGCACTTCTTTGGAAAGACCCATTACTGA